Part of the Poecilia reticulata strain Guanapo linkage group LG2, Guppy_female_1.0+MT, whole genome shotgun sequence genome is shown below.
NNNNNNNNNNNNNNNNNNNNNNNNNNNNNNNNNNNNNNNNNNNNNNNNNNNNNNNNNNNNNNNNNNNNNNNNNNNNNNNNNNNNNNNNNNNNNNNNNNNNNNNNNNNNNNNNNNNNNNNNNNNNNNNNNNNNNNNNNNNNNNNNNNNNNNNNNNNNNNNNNNNNNNNNNNNNNNNNNNNNNNNNNNNNNNNNNNNNNNNNNNNNNNNNNNNNNNNNNNNNNNNNNNNNNNNNNNNNNNNNNNNNNNNNNNNNNNNNNNNNNNNNNNNNNNNNNNNNNNNNNNNNNNNNNNNNNNNNNNNNNNNNNNNNNNNNNNNNNNNNNNNNNNNNNNNNNNNNNNNNNNNNNNNNNNNNNNNNNNNNNNNNNNNNNNNNNNNNNNNNNNNNNNNNNNNNNNNNNNNNNNNNNNNNNNNNNNNNNNNNNNNNNNNNNNNNNNNNNNNNNNNNNNNNNNNNNNNNNNNNNNNNNNNNNNNNNNNNNNNNNNNNNNNNNNNNNNNNNNNNNNNNNNNNNNNNNNNNNNNNNNGTTCCAGGACCTCCAGTCAATGAAACCCATCATGCCTGTCGAGTGTCATCACTTCTTTGACAATTTGCCACACTAATAGGCATCAGACAAGAACCCAGCAAAGAAGAGCTGGAAGGAGAAGTGGAAAAAATGCACATGCCTCCTAGGTCACAAAGGCATGTTCAAAAATTTGCCTAAGTCACTTAATTCTGTCATGTTCCATGTTTGACTGACCTTGCTGTTTGTATGTCAAGACATCTGTTGTTACAacttttttgattaaaattgttCGTAAATATCATTTATTCAACAAATGgttcagttttttgtgtttcctgaaaaattgcaaaaaatgacttaggcaattattttaagaaggtGATGATATATGTGACTAATAATATCTGCtctaacatttaataaaaatgttctcaacTTGTAAAGAATACTCCTCTGTATGTATTAAAACAGATAGAAATTCACAGCTGCATGTACttagaattattttaaatatttcaaaaacacaagcttaaccaaaagcaaagaaaatttcCTGCCTCTTCTCAGGCAGCCCGGCGCCAACTGAGGGTAGTACAGTACTGACATCATAAGACGCTCTGTTAAAGTGACAGATAGTGAACATGTATTTTCTATGTCAGGTTTTAGCATAtttaattgggaaaaaaaaacaaaaaaaaagctaacaaacCGGAGAACACTGATTTTGTTAGGTTGCCATGTCAACATTATGGACTCACTGATTAATTCTGCACGTTAATGTTTGTTAACGTTTTCTGTTCATCTCATTCTGTACAAACTGTACAATACAAATATATGAACCaacattcaaacaaatgtaCCGGTTATAAACCTACAAACTTATTTACAATTAAATTCttcataattattaaaaaactttTCCTACTCACTTTTATTTCCATTCTGAAAATTACTCAACTTAAAAAGACTAAACTGATAAATACTTACAAAGAGTGTTATATAACCTTGTTCTCTAATAAACAATTGCTCTAATTCCAACATAAAATATATCATCACCAGAGACAGTAaagaatttcaaaattaaataattttttcctgTGAATTCTTATAAAATTAGATTAGACAACTTTATTAATCTTAAACCAGCAAATCAAACTTTCACTTTGCAGTTATACTCTTGTTAAAcacaacagttttaaatgtttagatatttctttcatttttaaaccataGATAAACGGATTAAATAATGGGTGATACAGAAATATTTGCATTGTCATTATTAGGCGTGCGGTTTTGGGGAAATCAGTCTCCATTCGCGCTATGGCCACATCATATGCAGCCAAGTAGGAGAAGCTGATTAAAACGATCAGATGAGGCACGCAGGTCTCTGCAGCCTTCCTCCTAAATGACTTTCCACTTTGATAAGACATTATAAAAATCTTTGTGTAcgtaaaaactgtaaaaagcaTGGGGAGTATGACCAGATCTAATAAAGCAACAACTCCTAAAACAGTAAGCGACCTTGGTTTTGTACAGTGAAGTGTGAACATGgcattattacaaaatattccATTCAAATCTGAGCTACATATCGGAGTTTTAGCACTCAGGATTGCTTCTGGTGCAATGTGACAGGCGGGCACAAACCAAGCCAGAATGAGGAGAACTTTAACGGCACTTTTCCTCATGATGGTTGGATATCGCAGAGGTTTACATATCGACACGTATCTATCAAAAGCCATAGACGCTATCAGCCAGAACTCTGTGCCGCCGAtggaataaaacatgaaaaactgcaGAAGACAACTTGACATGGAGACGATCGGCGTCTCAGACAAGAAGTCGATCAAAAGCTTTGGGTAAACGGTGGTGCTGTAGAGGAGACAGTTAAACAGCAAAGCACAGATGAAGATGTACATCGGCTCATGGAGGTTTTTGTGAGTCCAGATGAGATAAACAATGGTAGCATTACTGCAGATGATCAAAACATACactgtaaacaaaacagaaaaataaaggtaTCGGTATTTACTCATCTCTACGTATCCGGTCAGAGTTACGTGGCTAACATTCAGCTCATCcataaatgtgtttgtctttcaaaATACTCTGGAGTGTTCAAGGTGAAAAGATTCAGTCCAGAGGAGAAATAATGTTGTGTTCTCGTCATTCGCCGGATTAAAACTGAAGAGTTTGTCGTGGGTTGGTTTTATCTCTCGCTGGATCTCAACGTTGGGGACTTGCAGCTCTGAAGGGCGTATGTCATAATGTTTCAAACTCAACATCAGCCACGTGTGAAGTAATGATTTATGTTGACTAAAAAAGTGTTAACATCATGAGTTAAAATGACacagcacatttttttaatgcaagttcTAAATTAGATGgtcttttgtaattttatataaaaaaatgatgtaGCTGGTCAGTAAACTATCTGGAATTAAGATGAGGCTATAGCTAGCATCAATCTCTTTAATAGCAAAATGGCACATGTAGTGCCaccaaaatgaaaagttaaaaattgtCAAGGAGTTCAAGGTATTCAGAGAAGACAGCAagtagtaataatcatacattttattcacaatcGCCTTTCAcctttttataaaactaaagGTCACTTTATGAAttgaacaagaaaatatttatggaAGTCCTGTGGGAAACAGAGCTGGCTTGCGATCTTCTTGCAGTCCAGAAGTTGACAGTTCCTTTCCCACTTCAGTCACAGAAAGCCAACTACCAATTTGCTTATCAGAATAATGAAGCGAGTGCCTTTGCATAAGTAGCGTAAAGTGCTTCCAATGGGTGGTATGACTACAAAGCGTCCAAAATTATgtcttttaatcattttaaagttattattcATCAATActaataattgtaataaaatagtGGGAGAGGTGATTCTTAGTGCTACAACCTTtctttttgtataaattatGTCAGGAATCTGGGGTGTGTGTGGTAGTTTTTCCCTGCTGGAGCTACATGTGTCCACCAGAGGGCATAATTGAGTCCTGGAGCTGGAGGTTTCCTCCAGTGGGCGGAGCCTATAGTTTGCTTCTGCGCATGCCCAATACTGGATCTGTTTTTGGCATGGCGACTGTGATGCCCCCTCCACTTTGCATGGAGGAATTTGTCTctttatattgtttgtttttcaaggCAGGCCGGAAGTAATGTACTTTAGGATCCGTTTGGGCTTCCGGGTTTCCTGGCTATATAAGAGCCGGGTTTCTCTTTCTGAGGAAGGCTGGTGGAGCGGTGAGCTGCCTTATCCACCCAGCTCCATTTGTTAGATGGGCTCTTGTCCGTATTGTTTCCCACTCTGACTTTGTTTGACGTTTTCTGCTACAGGATCCCCCTGTGTGGGCCATCTACTACTGGTGAGGGCCGTTGCCTCAGCGGCTGCCTATTTATgcgtctttgtttttctttttctgttttgtgctcAATAAAGAGCATAATCATTATGGAGTCCGTGTCTCCCTGATTTTTGTTGCAGCTCAGCAAGCCGGGTTGTAATAGCGACAAAAACCTGGGTCTGAGGTTTGTTGGTTTTCTTAGTTTTCCATTGAGCATTGCGCAATTTTATGGTTGATGGAAATGCAATTGGGCTTTTCAGGGGCATCATGACCCTTGTAGGGTCACCCAAGTAACCTAATAATGACTAAAACCAACGGACAGTGTTCCCTCGCTAGGGGCCACACTCTAGTACCAGGCCTGGAGGAGGGGCATGCTGGCGAGTGCATGGCTTTCAGTCATGGAGCctgaagaggagacgtgggtcccacctgatgggctcaccacctgtcaaAGAGGCCAAAAACGTTGGGTGGAATGTACGATTTCCAAAGACGGGACCTTGGTGGCCTGATCCTTGGCTACAGAAGCTGGTGAAAATTATACATCGCAGTCacgtatgtttttatttccatttttatcgTACAGAGAGTTGACATTTAATATCAGGACAAAGTGTACACAGCCAAAGGATTGAACGATTATAGAGAGATGTCTGCTGCTTTGTGATGGAgctaaaaactttgttaaagggttaataggggagccatgttgtgatgacttcctgacaggggagtttcaaaaagagcaggagattcttaaagaaacagagaccCAACGTCCAGGTGTTAAATTATGAggtcaactttttttaaagtcatatttaatatacaTAGTATTGCTTAAGTTAACATGTGGTtctgctacaaaatggcaccGTGTACCTAGAAAACACATGACATCACCCCTTTAAGTGAATCGGAGGTGAGGGTCGTTTTGCGATCTAAAACTTGTGGATTCAATTCCAACTCCAGTCACACATCgatacctggagtgttgttttgattctttcatgtatgtttgagaaatcctttaatctcccatggcaaccattcagctgctcAAACACCTGGGGGAACCAACCCCCACCTTTGAGGATGTAACTCCTTCTCAGAGCTGCATCAATGTGCTTCTGGaccagacagaaacacataaaccAAACTATCgctttagaaatgtaaaactaaacCACAGCAACACAAGAGGTCGTTTAACTCATCAGGTCCAGACTCAGCAGTTTATCTACATCTCAAGGATAAAGGGCAAACCTTTGAAGACAATAATGTGCAACAACCTAAAAACACAGTGAACAGGAGATGGGATCATATTGGACTTCCTTAACATCTACAGTGTAGACTTGACTCGTCCTGGTAGGATTGTCCGTGTAAGTGACACACACAGGAAACTCAGGTTCATGTGACCCTGATGGCCCCGTTTTTGACTTCTACTGCCTTATTAGTGTGATTTTCTGATTAGAACTTATAAGCTCAATATTACCAACCTAAGTTTCAGAAGAAGCCTTCAAGATGAGTTTTTAGATACAGTTTGCCTTGTCAGTATAATCATAAATGATCACAGCATAAGAACATGCAGCAATAATCAAATGTGCCACCTTTAGAAAAAAGGACTCAACTacgccctctggtggacacATGTAGCTCCAGAAGGGAAAAACtaccacacacaaacactccagATTCCTGACataatttatacaaaaagaAAGGTTGTAGCACTAAGAATCACCTCTCCCactattttattacattcattagtattgataaataataactttaaaatgattaaaagac
Proteins encoded:
- the LOC103480344 gene encoding olfactory receptor 13C2-like, giving the protein MDELNVSHVTLTGYVEMSKYRYLYFSVLFTVYVLIICSNATIVYLIWTHKNLHEPMYIFICALLFNCLLYSTTVYPKLLIDFLSETPIVSMSSCLLQFFMFYSIGGTEFWLIASMAFDRYVSICKPLRYPTIMRKSAVKVLLILAWFVPACHIAPEAILSAKTPICSSDLNGIFCNNAMFTLHCTKPRSLTVLGVVALLDLVILPMLFTVFTYTKIFIMSYQSGKSFRRKAAETCVPHLIVLISFSYLAAYDVAIARMETDFPKTARLIMTMQIFLYHPLFNPFIYGLKMKEISKHLKLLCLTRV